From a region of the Mytilus galloprovincialis chromosome 3, xbMytGall1.hap1.1, whole genome shotgun sequence genome:
- the LOC143069551 gene encoding pleckstrin homology domain-containing family D member 1-like isoform X2, with translation MGCLTGCFHSEQGSYDDNRPKNMTNNRSSAVLDWSNVSQYSGYLYKKPFGHPSNKWSKRFFVVKDGYLFYYTEQERKDMEKRKCLSIHPKGFIPLGESIITIHDEETQYSAFTILSTELNMTYLLGTESNYDRTKVLEHLEKAQKITWKNAQLMDNMIKQLEDQGLQMAKQKQVYFDKLQSEISALSDEKQRTEELEQINSELAKEKAKLEQYHEELMKDYEQMKDELDNTIESMKTLEADSAELSQTLQEKDTMLKSLAKDKDRVLTQLQDKENLINREFEDLSQTREELKLALKQIEDDTQVLLNDKSVAVDKLHENESIIQQLEEEKKSICDQATELKETIRDLRTQKEMTEAELKEEIVARMAAEKKLRDANISLDRLDTAVSLQTPNINHEIKEEMKTNVKHLKRFFEDLATEAAIDSDKPVIVKNSIHARKTIARRVKTMKLDRRKSNRMRAQDLFSSMSTAF, from the exons ATGGGTTGTTTGACAGGATGTTTTCATTCTGAACAAGGAAGTTATGATGACAATAGACCAAAAAACATGACCAACAATCGATCGTCTGCGGTTTTGGACTGGTCGAACGTTTCTCAATATAGTGGATATCTTTATAAAAAGCCATTTGGACATCCATCAAATAAATGGTCTAAAAG attttttgttgTGAAAGATGGCTAcctgttttattataccgaacaagaaagaaaagatatggaaaaaagaaaatgcctcAGTATTCATCCTAAG ggATTCATTCCTTTGGGAGAATCTATTATTACTATCCATGATGAAGAAACACAATATTCAGCTTTCACAATCTTGAGTACTGAACTTAAT ATGACCTACTTGTTAGGTACAGAAAGTAATTATGATAGAACTAAAGTGTTGGAACATTTAGAAAAAGCACAGAAAAT AACCTGGAAAAATGCTCAATTAATGGATAATATGATCAAACAGTTAGAAGATCAGGGATtacaaatggcaaaacaaaaacaGGTGTATTTTG ATAAACTACAGTCAGAGATTTCAGCTTTATCTGATGAAAAACAGAGAACTGAG GAATTAGAACAAATAAATAGTGAATTGGCAAAAGAGAAAGCAAAACTAGAACAGTATCATGAAGAATTGATGAAAGATTATGAACAAATGAAAGA TGAGTTAGATAATACCATAGAAAGTATGAAGACACTAGAAGCTGACAGTGCAGAATTGTCACAAACATTACAGGAAAAAGATACAATGTTAAAG AGTTTAGCCAAAGACAAAGACAGAGTGTTAACGCAACTACAGGATAAAGAAAATCTTATAAATAGAGAATTTGAAGATTTGTCTCAGACTAGAGAGGAATTAAAACTGGCATTGAAACAGATAGAGGATGACACACAAGTTTTGTTAAATGATAAATCTGTCGCTGTAGACAA GTTGCATGAAAATGAGTCTATCATACAGCAACTTGAAGAAGAGAAAAAATCTATATGTGATCAGGCCACTGAGTTGAAGGAAACTATTAGG gatTTGAGAACACAGAAAGAAATGACTGAGGCAGAATTAAAA GAGGAAATTGTGGCAAGAATGGCAGCAGAGAAGAAGTTACGAGACGCTAATATATCATTAGATAGACTAGATACAGCAGTGTCCTTACAGACACCTAATATAAACCATGAAATCAAAGAAGAAATGAAGACGAATGTCAAACATCTTAAAC GTTTCTTTGAAGACTTAGCAACAGAAGCAGCCATTGACTCAGATAAACCTGTGATAGTTAAGAATTCTATACACGCCAGGAAAACAATAGCCAGACGAGTTAAAACAATGAAATTAGATAGACGAAAATCTAATA GGATGAGAGCACAAGATTTGTTTAGTAGTATGAGCACAGCTTTTTGA
- the LOC143069551 gene encoding pleckstrin homology domain-containing family D member 1-like isoform X1: MGCLTGCFHSEQGSYDDNRPKNMTNNRSSAVLDWSNVSQYSGYLYKKPFGHPSNKWSKRFFVVKDGYLFYYTEQERKDMEKRKCLSIHPKGFIPLGESIITIHDEETQYSAFTILSTELNMTYLLGTESNYDRTKVLEHLEKAQKITWKNAQLMDNMIKQLEDQGLQMAKQKQVYFDKLQSEISALSDEKQRTEELEQINSELAKEKAKLEQYHEELMKDYEQMKDELDNTIESMKTLEADSAELSQTLQEKDTMLKSLAKDKDRVLTQLQDKENLINREFEDLSQTREELKLALKQIEDDTQVLLNDKSVAVDKLHENESIIQQLEEEKKSICDQATELKETIRDLRTQKEMTEAELKEEIVARMAAEKKLRDANISLDRLDTAVSLQTPNINHEIKEEMKTNVKHLKRFFEDLATEAAIDSDKPVIVKNSIHARKTIARRVKTMKLDRRKSNSIRIRSTNLEQVKMKLPRRAATTYMKGPISDEDLQELMNPNSRISISPNASIKTKVVFTEHL; encoded by the exons ATGGGTTGTTTGACAGGATGTTTTCATTCTGAACAAGGAAGTTATGATGACAATAGACCAAAAAACATGACCAACAATCGATCGTCTGCGGTTTTGGACTGGTCGAACGTTTCTCAATATAGTGGATATCTTTATAAAAAGCCATTTGGACATCCATCAAATAAATGGTCTAAAAG attttttgttgTGAAAGATGGCTAcctgttttattataccgaacaagaaagaaaagatatggaaaaaagaaaatgcctcAGTATTCATCCTAAG ggATTCATTCCTTTGGGAGAATCTATTATTACTATCCATGATGAAGAAACACAATATTCAGCTTTCACAATCTTGAGTACTGAACTTAAT ATGACCTACTTGTTAGGTACAGAAAGTAATTATGATAGAACTAAAGTGTTGGAACATTTAGAAAAAGCACAGAAAAT AACCTGGAAAAATGCTCAATTAATGGATAATATGATCAAACAGTTAGAAGATCAGGGATtacaaatggcaaaacaaaaacaGGTGTATTTTG ATAAACTACAGTCAGAGATTTCAGCTTTATCTGATGAAAAACAGAGAACTGAG GAATTAGAACAAATAAATAGTGAATTGGCAAAAGAGAAAGCAAAACTAGAACAGTATCATGAAGAATTGATGAAAGATTATGAACAAATGAAAGA TGAGTTAGATAATACCATAGAAAGTATGAAGACACTAGAAGCTGACAGTGCAGAATTGTCACAAACATTACAGGAAAAAGATACAATGTTAAAG AGTTTAGCCAAAGACAAAGACAGAGTGTTAACGCAACTACAGGATAAAGAAAATCTTATAAATAGAGAATTTGAAGATTTGTCTCAGACTAGAGAGGAATTAAAACTGGCATTGAAACAGATAGAGGATGACACACAAGTTTTGTTAAATGATAAATCTGTCGCTGTAGACAA GTTGCATGAAAATGAGTCTATCATACAGCAACTTGAAGAAGAGAAAAAATCTATATGTGATCAGGCCACTGAGTTGAAGGAAACTATTAGG gatTTGAGAACACAGAAAGAAATGACTGAGGCAGAATTAAAA GAGGAAATTGTGGCAAGAATGGCAGCAGAGAAGAAGTTACGAGACGCTAATATATCATTAGATAGACTAGATACAGCAGTGTCCTTACAGACACCTAATATAAACCATGAAATCAAAGAAGAAATGAAGACGAATGTCAAACATCTTAAAC GTTTCTTTGAAGACTTAGCAACAGAAGCAGCCATTGACTCAGATAAACCTGTGATAGTTAAGAATTCTATACACGCCAGGAAAACAATAGCCAGACGAGTTAAAACAATGAAATTAGATAGACGAAAATCTAATA gtATACGTATAAGATCAACCAATTTAGAACAAGTGAAGATGAAATTACCAAGGCGAGCAGCAACTACTTATATGAAAGGACCAATCAGTGATGAAGATCTGCAAGAACTTATGAACCCTAACTCACGCATATCTATTAGTCCTAATGCTTCGATAAAAACTAAAGTTGTATTTACTGAACATTTATGA
- the LOC143069555 gene encoding barrier-to-autointegration factor-like yields the protein MSSTSQKHRNFVMEPMGDKPVTELAGIGPVYGGRLTEAGFDCAYVVLGQFLVLKKDEDMFKDWLKDLTGATSKQQNDCFQCLKEWCDQFL from the exons ATGTCTTCAACTTCtcaaaaacacagaaattttgTAATGGAGCCAATGGGTGACAAACCTGTAACAGAGCTCGCAGGGATTGGACCAGTTTATGGTGGTAGACTGACAGAAGCAGGTTTTGATTGT GCCTATGTTGTCTTAGGACAGTTTTTAGTGCTGAAAAAAGATGAAGATATGTTTAAAGATTGGTTGAAAGATTTGACAGGAGCCACTTCAAAACAACAGAATGACTGCTTTCAATGCTTAAAAGAGTGGTGCGATCAATTCTTGTGA